From the genome of Streptomyces sp. NBC_01317, one region includes:
- a CDS encoding HEAT repeat domain-containing protein: MFDPVIAPSGTLLGLLQRGRGDGTLHALAAPRAEALAALNHCVLTDPRHDWQVENRSLYYARLYLDLHGGLDAIDHHLFRAEDHFDTEESRTGLSLAVLGHLASYGRRDALDLLRRYAATGSNWAWALDELALRDDDTGLRSLALPVLARFPATPEGEAELASAVRDAFEPRPWRLWADDPRAAVGGRIKAAGEQGSFDRWQRQMRPSGPRPGWSVQAVFDWAQQALDRGTPLHVPAARCLTAVAGPDDRQAIVEAARNGPDAARCASLHYLAEIRDPVVLDLIEAAASSTDRTVAEASVAAFERMCGEDAVDRARGWVHRPDALGASAAGVLAGRGGTQDTQLVLGALRETVRSEGPDAPLLWTLVDGAGRLGIVCAAPVLRHVYRETASSQLRGRAARALAATDPSYATGFAVECLWDCEETTREVAALHAETADVRVAERLRRLAADPAEEAEVQTAVRSRIGPDAAAL; encoded by the coding sequence ATGTTCGATCCAGTCATAGCGCCGAGCGGCACGCTGCTCGGCCTGTTGCAGAGGGGCCGCGGCGACGGCACGCTGCACGCGCTCGCCGCGCCCCGCGCGGAAGCGCTCGCCGCCCTCAACCACTGCGTGCTGACCGACCCGCGCCACGACTGGCAGGTCGAGAACCGCTCGCTGTACTACGCACGCCTCTACCTGGATCTCCACGGCGGTCTTGACGCCATCGACCACCATCTCTTCCGGGCAGAGGACCACTTCGACACCGAGGAGTCCAGAACCGGGCTCTCCCTCGCCGTACTGGGGCACCTCGCCTCGTACGGCAGGCGCGACGCCCTGGACCTCCTCAGGCGCTACGCCGCGACCGGCTCCAACTGGGCCTGGGCCCTGGACGAGCTGGCGCTGCGCGACGACGACACGGGCCTGCGCTCCCTCGCGCTGCCCGTGCTCGCCCGCTTCCCGGCGACCCCGGAGGGCGAGGCCGAACTGGCCTCGGCCGTGCGGGACGCCTTCGAACCCCGCCCCTGGCGGCTCTGGGCCGATGATCCCCGCGCGGCGGTCGGCGGCCGGATCAAGGCCGCGGGAGAACAGGGCTCGTTCGACCGCTGGCAGCGCCAGATGCGGCCGAGCGGTCCCCGGCCGGGCTGGAGCGTCCAGGCCGTCTTCGACTGGGCGCAACAGGCGCTCGACCGGGGCACGCCCCTCCATGTGCCCGCCGCGCGCTGCCTCACGGCGGTCGCGGGGCCCGACGACCGGCAGGCGATCGTCGAGGCCGCGCGCAACGGACCCGACGCGGCCCGGTGCGCCTCGCTCCACTACCTCGCCGAGATCCGCGACCCGGTGGTCCTCGACCTGATCGAGGCCGCCGCGTCGAGTACGGACCGCACGGTCGCGGAGGCCTCCGTCGCCGCGTTCGAGCGGATGTGCGGCGAGGACGCCGTCGACCGGGCCCGGGGCTGGGTCCACCGGCCCGACGCCCTCGGCGCCTCCGCCGCGGGGGTGCTCGCCGGCCGGGGCGGCACGCAGGACACCCAGCTCGTCCTCGGCGCGCTGCGCGAGACCGTACGGTCGGAGGGGCCCGACGCGCCCCTGCTGTGGACCCTCGTCGACGGGGCGGGACGCCTCGGGATCGTCTGCGCCGCTCCCGTCCTGCGGCACGTCTACCGCGAGACCGCCTCCTCCCAGCTGCGCGGACGCGCGGCGAGGGCGCTGGCCGCCACCGACCCCTCGTACGCCACCGGATTCGCCGTCGAATGCCTGTGGGACTGCGAGGAGACCACCAGGGAGGTCGCCGCGCTGCACGCGGAGACCGCCGACGTACGGGTGGCGGAGCGGCTGCGGAGGCTGGCCGCGGATCCGGCCGAGGAGGCCGAGGTGCAGACCGCCGTACGGAGCAGGATCGGCCCCGACGCCGCCGCTCTGTGA
- a CDS encoding glycerophosphodiester phosphodiesterase: MTHPRHPYLDHPGPIPFAHRGGAAEGLENTAAAFRRADSLGYRYFETDVHTTADGRLVAFHDTTLDRVTDGHGRIADLPWEEVRQARVAGKEPLPLFADLLDEFPDARWNVDIKAAPALVPLVDLIRRTGSWDRVCVGSFSERRVAAAARLAGPRLATSYGVRGVLGLRLRSYGVPFPVRAGAVSAQVPQAQSGIPVVDERFVRTAHARGLHVHVWTVNEADRMEALLDLGVDGIMTDQLETLRTVFTARGAWH; the protein is encoded by the coding sequence GTGACCCACCCACGCCATCCGTACCTGGACCACCCGGGCCCGATCCCCTTCGCGCACCGCGGCGGCGCGGCCGAGGGCCTGGAGAACACCGCCGCCGCCTTCCGCCGCGCGGACTCCCTCGGCTACCGCTACTTCGAGACCGATGTCCACACCACCGCCGACGGCCGTCTGGTCGCCTTCCACGACACGACCCTCGACCGCGTGACGGACGGGCACGGCCGGATCGCCGACCTCCCCTGGGAGGAGGTACGGCAGGCGCGGGTGGCGGGCAAGGAGCCGCTGCCCCTCTTCGCCGACCTGCTGGACGAATTCCCGGACGCCCGCTGGAACGTGGACATCAAGGCCGCCCCCGCGCTCGTCCCGCTGGTCGACCTGATCCGCAGGACGGGCAGTTGGGACCGGGTCTGCGTGGGGTCCTTCTCCGAGCGCCGGGTGGCGGCGGCGGCGCGGCTCGCGGGCCCCCGCCTGGCCACCTCGTACGGCGTACGGGGCGTGCTGGGCCTGCGACTTCGCTCGTACGGGGTCCCCTTCCCTGTCCGGGCGGGGGCGGTGTCGGCGCAGGTGCCCCAGGCGCAGAGCGGCATCCCGGTGGTGGACGAGCGTTTTGTACGGACGGCCCACGCGCGGGGTCTTCACGTGCACGTCTGGACCGTCAACGAGGCGGATCGCATGGAGGCCCTGCTGGACCTCGGCGTGGATGGCATCATGACCGATCAACTGGAAACGCTGCGCACGGTGTTCACCGCGCGGGGAGCCTGGCACTGA
- a CDS encoding ankyrin repeat domain-containing protein, producing MSEAHDPAVVELATRIFEHARRGEGDALAAFVDAGVSPNLSNDRGDSLVMLAAYHGHAPAVEFLLARGADPDRANDRGQTPLAGAVFKGEDAVIRALLAGGADPAGGTPSAVDTARMFGKADLLELFGAQ from the coding sequence ATGAGCGAGGCCCACGATCCGGCGGTGGTGGAGCTGGCGACGAGGATCTTCGAGCACGCCCGGCGGGGTGAGGGCGACGCCCTCGCCGCGTTCGTGGACGCCGGAGTGTCACCGAACCTCTCCAACGACCGGGGCGACTCCCTCGTCATGCTCGCCGCCTATCACGGACACGCCCCCGCCGTGGAGTTCCTGCTCGCGCGTGGCGCGGACCCGGACCGGGCCAACGACCGTGGCCAGACCCCGCTCGCCGGCGCGGTCTTCAAGGGCGAGGACGCGGTGATCCGCGCCCTGCTGGCCGGCGGCGCCGATCCGGCGGGCGGCACCCCCTCCGCCGTGGATACCGCGCGGATGTTCGGGAAGGCGGACCTCCTGGAGCTCTTCGGAGCACAGTGA
- a CDS encoding glycosyltransferase codes for MNAAGSSFPSASASVGGGLRIVRLANFVTPASGGLRTALQELGSGYLAAGHEPVLIVPGERETDEHTAQGRVITLPGPVLPGTGGYRVLTARRRLREVLEQIRPDRLEVSDRTTLRWTGEWARRHRVPSVMVSHETADGVLRTWGVPGAAAGRTADRINLRSAWAYSRIVCTTEWSEREFLRIGARNVVRAPLGVDLARCRPERRDPALRERYARGADVLLLLGSRLSVEKRPGTALDALAELRARGVRVVLVVAGEGPLRAGLVRRAQAQRLPALFLGHVRDRAAMADLQAAADICLAPGPAETFGLSALEALACGTPVVASASSALPEVIGDAGRSAADTGAAFADAVQALLTRPEPERRTAARTRAELFGWDRSVAAFLAAHDAEPLRPAERLPDPVSIAPPLHHPDGAPR; via the coding sequence GTGAACGCGGCGGGTTCGTCCTTCCCCTCCGCCTCTGCCTCTGTAGGAGGCGGCCTGCGGATCGTACGGCTGGCCAACTTCGTCACCCCGGCCTCCGGCGGCCTGCGCACCGCGCTCCAGGAGCTGGGCAGCGGCTACCTGGCGGCCGGGCACGAACCGGTGCTGATCGTGCCGGGCGAGCGGGAGACCGACGAGCACACCGCGCAGGGACGGGTGATCACCCTGCCGGGCCCGGTGCTGCCCGGCACCGGCGGCTACCGCGTCCTGACCGCGCGGCGGCGGCTGCGGGAGGTGCTCGAACAGATCCGTCCCGACCGGCTGGAGGTGTCCGACAGGACCACCCTGCGCTGGACCGGCGAGTGGGCGCGCCGCCACCGCGTGCCGTCCGTGATGGTCTCCCACGAGACCGCCGACGGGGTGCTGCGGACCTGGGGCGTGCCCGGGGCGGCGGCCGGGCGGACGGCCGACCGGATCAACCTGCGCAGCGCGTGGGCGTACTCCCGGATCGTCTGCACCACGGAGTGGTCGGAGCGCGAGTTCCTGCGCATCGGCGCGCGGAACGTGGTGCGGGCGCCGCTGGGGGTGGACCTGGCGCGGTGCCGGCCGGAGCGGCGCGACCCGGCGCTGCGGGAGCGGTACGCGCGCGGGGCGGACGTTCTGCTGCTCCTCGGCTCCCGGCTGTCGGTGGAGAAGCGGCCCGGCACGGCGCTGGACGCGCTGGCGGAGCTGCGGGCGCGGGGCGTGCGGGTGGTGCTGGTCGTGGCGGGCGAGGGCCCGCTGCGGGCCGGACTGGTCCGCAGGGCGCAGGCGCAGCGGCTGCCCGCCCTCTTCCTGGGCCACGTACGGGACCGGGCCGCCATGGCGGATCTCCAGGCGGCGGCGGACATCTGCCTGGCGCCGGGGCCCGCCGAGACGTTCGGGCTCTCGGCCCTGGAGGCGCTGGCCTGCGGCACACCGGTGGTCGCCAGCGCGTCGTCGGCGCTGCCCGAGGTCATCGGCGACGCGGGCAGGTCGGCGGCGGACACGGGCGCGGCCTTCGCCGACGCCGTACAGGCACTGCTGACCCGCCCGGAGCCGGAGCGCCGCACGGCGGCGAGGACAAGGGCGGAACTGTTCGGCTGGGACCGCTCGGTGGCCGCATTCCTGGCGGCCCACGACGCCGAGCCACTGCGCCCGGCCGAACGGCTGCCCGATCCGGTGTCCATCGCGCCCCCACTCCACCACCCGGACGGGGCGCCACGGTGA
- the yczE gene encoding membrane protein YczE, with translation MSTTAGLRGVHLSRRLFQLSTGLALYGASAALLVRGGLGLEPWGVLHQGLSERTGLSMGVVSIIVGATVLLLWIPLRQRPGPGTVSNVFVVGIAMDATLALVPDAHGAPARITLLVAGIVLNGVATGLYIAARFGPGPRDGLMTGLNRVTGRSIRLVRTSIEIAVVATGFALGGSVGIGTVAYALAIGPLAQLFLRVFAVPAAPASSPVVAAGSPEQAILRP, from the coding sequence ATGTCCACCACCGCCGGCCTCCGGGGCGTCCATCTCAGCCGTCGGCTGTTCCAGCTCTCCACCGGACTCGCGCTGTACGGGGCGAGCGCGGCGCTGCTGGTGCGCGGCGGGCTGGGTCTGGAGCCGTGGGGAGTGCTTCACCAAGGACTGTCCGAGCGCACCGGCCTGTCCATGGGCGTCGTCTCGATCATCGTGGGCGCCACCGTCCTGCTGCTGTGGATACCCCTCCGCCAGCGCCCGGGGCCCGGCACGGTCTCCAACGTCTTCGTGGTCGGCATCGCCATGGACGCCACCCTCGCCCTCGTCCCCGACGCCCACGGCGCGCCCGCCAGGATCACCCTGCTGGTCGCGGGCATCGTCCTCAACGGGGTCGCCACCGGCCTGTACATCGCGGCCCGCTTCGGCCCCGGCCCGCGCGACGGTCTGATGACCGGGCTGAACCGGGTGACCGGCCGCTCGATCCGGCTCGTCCGTACCTCCATCGAGATCGCCGTGGTGGCCACGGGCTTCGCCCTCGGCGGCTCGGTCGGGATCGGCACGGTGGCGTACGCCCTGGCCATAGGCCCGCTCGCGCAGCTCTTCCTTCGTGTCTTCGCCGTCCCGGCGGCGCCCGCAAGCAGCCCCGTCGTCGCCGCCGGGTCACCGGAGCAGGCCATACTGCGGCCGTGA
- a CDS encoding MFS transporter, giving the protein MTAETVDRTEEPDGPGGPDGVRDRRREQRGWYFYDFACSVYSTSVLTVFLGPYLTSVAKAAADAEGFVHPLGIPLRAGSVFAYSVSVSVVVAVLVMPLAGAAADRTGRKKPLLAASAYLGATATAGMFFLDGDRYLLGALLLIVANASLSVSMVLYNAFLPQIAGPEERDAVSSRGWAFGYTSGALVLVLNLVLYTGHDTFGVSESTAVRICLASAGVWWGAFTLVPLRRLRDRAVPAHGEGSVGTGWRQLRNTLRDMRRHPLTLSFLLAYLVYNDGIQTVISQASVYGSEELDLDQTTLITAVLLVQILAVAGALGMGRLARSYGAKRTVLASLAVWTLILGAGYFLPAGTPVAFYALAAAIGLVLGGSQALSRSLFSHLVPRGKEAEYFSAYEMSDRGLSWLGPLVFGLAYQLTGSYRDAIISLVVFFVVGSVLLARVPVGRAIAAAGNPVPARI; this is encoded by the coding sequence GTGACCGCCGAGACCGTGGACCGTACCGAAGAGCCGGACGGCCCGGGCGGGCCGGACGGGGTGCGCGACCGCAGGCGCGAGCAACGAGGCTGGTACTTCTACGACTTCGCCTGCTCCGTCTACTCCACGAGCGTCCTCACCGTCTTCCTCGGCCCGTACCTCACCTCGGTGGCCAAGGCCGCCGCCGACGCGGAGGGGTTCGTGCACCCGCTGGGCATCCCCCTGCGCGCGGGGTCGGTCTTCGCCTACTCCGTCTCCGTGTCGGTCGTGGTGGCGGTGCTCGTGATGCCGCTGGCGGGCGCGGCGGCCGACCGTACGGGACGCAAGAAGCCGCTGCTGGCGGCCTCCGCGTACCTGGGCGCGACCGCCACGGCCGGCATGTTCTTCCTGGACGGCGACCGCTATCTGCTGGGCGCGCTGCTGCTGATCGTGGCGAACGCCTCGCTGTCCGTCTCGATGGTGCTCTACAACGCGTTCCTGCCCCAGATAGCCGGGCCCGAGGAGCGCGACGCCGTCTCCTCCCGGGGGTGGGCGTTCGGCTACACCTCGGGCGCCCTGGTGCTGGTGCTGAACCTCGTCCTGTACACGGGCCACGACACGTTCGGCGTCTCCGAGTCGACGGCGGTACGGATCTGCCTCGCCTCGGCCGGCGTCTGGTGGGGCGCCTTCACGCTCGTCCCGCTGCGCCGGCTACGGGACCGCGCGGTGCCGGCGCACGGCGAGGGGTCGGTCGGCACCGGCTGGCGGCAGCTGAGGAACACCCTGCGGGACATGCGCCGCCATCCGCTGACCCTGTCGTTCCTGCTCGCCTATCTGGTCTACAACGACGGCATCCAGACGGTGATCTCACAGGCCTCGGTCTACGGCTCCGAGGAACTGGACCTGGACCAGACGACGCTGATCACGGCCGTGCTGCTGGTGCAGATCCTGGCCGTGGCGGGCGCGCTCGGCATGGGCAGGCTGGCCAGGTCGTACGGTGCCAAGCGGACCGTCCTCGCCTCCCTGGCGGTGTGGACGCTGATCCTCGGGGCAGGCTATTTCCTGCCGGCCGGGACGCCGGTGGCGTTCTACGCACTGGCGGCGGCGATCGGACTGGTGCTGGGCGGCAGCCAGGCGCTGTCCCGCTCGCTCTTCTCCCACCTGGTGCCGCGCGGCAAGGAGGCCGAGTACTTCTCCGCGTACGAGATGAGCGACCGGGGGCTGAGCTGGCTGGGACCCCTGGTGTTCGGGCTCGCGTACCAGCTCACGGGGAGTTACCGGGATGCGATCATCTCCCTGGTGGTGTTCTTCGTCGTGGGGTCCGTCCTGCTGGCGAGGGTGCCGGTGGGGCGGGCGATCGCCGCCGCGGGAAACCCCGTACCGGCACGGATTTAG
- a CDS encoding glycosyltransferase family 4 protein: protein MRVVIVTESFPPDVNGVAHCALQTARHLAARGHDPLVIAPAVAGDDEIDSPCPVVRVPSLPLPGYPQVRVALPSRRVAATIAAHRADLVHLAGPFVLGVRGMSAATRLGVPAVAVYQTDLAGYARTYVGAGEAAAWRRIRAVHTAADRTLAPSSAAVSDLAAHGIPRVSLWPRGVDTVRFRPELRDEALRRRFAPNGELIVGYVGRLAPEKHVELLAGVCALPGVRVVIVGDGPSEASLRGALPGALFLGRTTGDELARTFASFDVFAHTGPYETFCQTVQEAMASGVPVIAPAAGGPLDLVDHGRTGTLVTPLDADAMTRAVEDLAHAPVLRASYGHVARATVEGRTWAVVGDQLIDHYADVLGARTAVVA from the coding sequence ATGCGTGTCGTCATTGTCACCGAGTCCTTCCCGCCCGACGTCAACGGCGTGGCCCACTGCGCCCTCCAGACCGCCCGGCACCTCGCCGCGCGCGGTCATGACCCGCTCGTCATCGCCCCGGCCGTCGCCGGCGACGACGAGATCGACTCACCGTGCCCCGTGGTACGCGTGCCCTCACTCCCGCTCCCCGGCTACCCGCAGGTCCGGGTGGCACTCCCCAGCCGGCGGGTGGCCGCGACGATCGCCGCGCACCGCGCCGACCTGGTCCACCTCGCGGGCCCCTTCGTCCTCGGCGTGCGCGGCATGTCGGCCGCCACCCGGCTCGGGGTCCCCGCCGTCGCCGTCTACCAGACCGACCTCGCCGGGTACGCCAGGACGTACGTCGGCGCCGGCGAGGCGGCCGCCTGGCGGCGCATCCGCGCCGTCCACACCGCCGCCGACCGCACCCTCGCGCCCTCCAGCGCCGCCGTCAGCGATCTTGCCGCCCACGGCATCCCCCGGGTCAGCCTCTGGCCGCGCGGAGTGGACACCGTACGGTTCCGGCCGGAGCTGCGCGACGAGGCGCTGCGGCGGCGGTTCGCGCCGAACGGTGAGCTGATCGTCGGTTACGTCGGCCGGCTGGCGCCCGAGAAGCACGTGGAACTCCTCGCGGGCGTCTGCGCGCTCCCGGGAGTCCGGGTGGTGATCGTCGGGGACGGACCCAGCGAGGCGTCCCTGCGGGGCGCGCTGCCCGGCGCGCTCTTCCTGGGCCGTACCACCGGCGACGAACTGGCCAGGACCTTCGCGTCCTTCGACGTCTTCGCGCACACCGGTCCCTACGAAACCTTCTGCCAGACCGTGCAGGAGGCCATGGCCAGCGGGGTGCCGGTGATCGCGCCCGCGGCGGGCGGACCGCTCGACCTCGTCGACCACGGCCGTACGGGAACGCTCGTGACGCCCCTCGACGCCGACGCCATGACCCGGGCCGTGGAAGACCTCGCCCACGCGCCCGTCCTGCGCGCCTCCTACGGACACGTGGCCCGGGCCACCGTCGAGGGGCGCACCTGGGCGGTGGTCGGGGACCAGTTGATCGACCACTACGCGGACGTGCTGGGCGCCCGCACGGCGGTGGTCGCGTGA
- a CDS encoding polyprenol monophosphomannose synthase: MNDGGQRRYGPLGKALVIIPTYNEAENIKPIVSRVRAAVPEADILIADDNSPDGTGKLADELAAEDGQVRVLHRKGKEGLGAAYLAGFRWGMEHGYGVLVEMDADGSHQPEELPRLLTALKSADLVLGSRWMPGGRIVNWPKNREFLSRGASTYSRLLLGVPIRDVTGGFRAFRAETLEGLGLAAVSSQGYCFQIDLARRAVEAGFTVVEVPITFVEREVGDSKMSKDIVVEALWKVTAWGVESRANRFLGRKPS; this comes from the coding sequence GTGAACGACGGTGGTCAGAGGCGGTACGGCCCGCTCGGTAAAGCCTTGGTGATCATCCCGACCTACAACGAGGCCGAGAACATCAAGCCGATCGTCTCCCGGGTCCGCGCGGCGGTGCCCGAGGCCGACATCCTGATCGCCGACGACAACAGCCCGGACGGCACCGGCAAGCTCGCGGACGAGCTCGCGGCCGAGGACGGCCAGGTCCGGGTCCTGCACCGCAAGGGCAAGGAAGGGCTGGGAGCGGCCTATCTGGCGGGCTTCCGATGGGGCATGGAGCACGGCTACGGCGTCCTGGTCGAGATGGACGCCGACGGCTCCCACCAGCCCGAGGAACTGCCCCGGCTGCTGACCGCGCTCAAGAGCGCGGACCTCGTCCTCGGCTCCCGCTGGATGCCGGGCGGGCGCATCGTCAACTGGCCCAAGAACCGGGAGTTCCTCTCCCGGGGCGCCAGCACCTACTCGCGGCTCCTGCTCGGTGTCCCCATCCGGGACGTCACCGGCGGCTTCCGCGCCTTCCGGGCCGAGACCCTGGAAGGACTCGGCCTCGCCGCCGTCTCCTCCCAGGGCTACTGCTTCCAGATCGACCTCGCACGGCGCGCGGTCGAGGCCGGATTCACGGTCGTGGAGGTGCCGATCACGTTCGTGGAGCGTGAGGTGGGCGACTCCAAGATGAGCAAGGACATCGTCGTGGAAGCGCTCTGGAAGGTCACCGCCTGGGGCGTCGAGTCCCGGGCGAACCGCTTCCTCGGCCGCAAGCCCTCCTGA
- the fxsA gene encoding FxsA family membrane protein, whose translation MTTGHPGPPRTPPTRSRARTLIPLGLALWVVLEIWLLIFVAGVSGGLTILALLIGGAVVGAVVIKSAGRRAFANLTATLQRQQQAQQAAGPQAVAPPEGHGSTGNGFLMLGGLLIMIPGLITDVLGLLLLIPFVRKALGRYAERSLERRMSAVAAPGSLGDAFQQARMRQPDGKVVQGEVIRHDEPPRPPEDNGPRPPLSK comes from the coding sequence ATGACGACCGGACATCCTGGGCCTCCTCGGACCCCGCCCACGCGCTCCCGTGCCCGCACGCTGATCCCGCTGGGCCTCGCTCTGTGGGTGGTGCTGGAGATCTGGCTGCTGATCTTCGTCGCCGGGGTCTCCGGCGGCCTCACGATCCTCGCCCTGCTCATCGGCGGGGCCGTGGTCGGCGCGGTGGTCATCAAGAGCGCCGGCCGGCGGGCCTTCGCCAACCTGACCGCGACCCTCCAGCGCCAGCAGCAGGCGCAGCAGGCCGCCGGTCCGCAGGCCGTGGCGCCGCCGGAGGGGCACGGGTCCACCGGCAACGGGTTCCTGATGCTGGGCGGCCTGCTGATCATGATCCCCGGGCTGATCACGGACGTCCTGGGCCTGCTCCTGCTCATCCCGTTCGTACGGAAGGCCCTGGGCCGGTACGCGGAGCGGTCGCTGGAGCGCCGGATGAGCGCCGTGGCGGCGCCCGGCAGCCTGGGCGACGCCTTCCAGCAGGCCCGGATGCGGCAGCCGGACGGCAAGGTCGTCCAGGGCGAGGTCATCCGGCACGACGAGCCGCCGCGCCCGCCGGAGGACAACGGCCCCCGGCCGCCGCTCTCGAAGTAG
- a CDS encoding SCO1417 family MocR-like transcription factor: MAQWTSAVGAAQLARQLKAQHDRPAGPNSRRPPAYRALAEGVRLLVLEGRVPVAARLPAERELAVALSVSRTTVAAAYEALRAEGFLESRRGAGSWTAVPAGSPLPARGLEPLPPEALGSMIDLGTAALPAPEPWLTRGVQGALEELPRYAHTHGRYPAGLLALRQTVADRYTARGIPTMPEQIMITTGAMGAIDAICQLFAGQGERIAVESPSYANILQLMRQAGARLVPVAMAEGLAGWDLPRWRQVMRDAAPRIAYVVADFHNPTGALADDDQRRQLVDAARSAGTVLVVDETMVELPLDDGLEMPRPVCAFDPAGSTVLTVGSASKAFWAGLSIGWVRAAPEVIRSLVSARAYADLGTPVLEQLAVNWLMRSGEWEDAVAFRQGQARGNRDAMVAAVREQLPDWEFAVPRGGLTLWARTGGLSGSRLAEVGERVGVRVPSGPRFGVDGAFEGYVRLPFTVGGPVAAEAATRLATAARLVRGGAGTGTDTPKSFVA, from the coding sequence ATGGCGCAGTGGACCTCTGCTGTCGGCGCGGCGCAGCTCGCCCGGCAGCTCAAGGCGCAGCACGACCGGCCCGCGGGGCCGAACAGCCGCCGGCCGCCGGCGTACCGGGCGCTCGCGGAGGGGGTCCGGCTGCTCGTGCTGGAAGGCCGGGTGCCGGTCGCGGCACGGCTGCCCGCCGAGCGGGAGCTGGCCGTCGCGCTGTCGGTGAGCCGTACGACGGTGGCCGCCGCGTACGAGGCGCTGCGCGCCGAGGGCTTCCTGGAGTCCCGCAGGGGCGCGGGCAGCTGGACGGCGGTCCCGGCGGGCAGTCCGCTGCCGGCGCGCGGGCTGGAACCGCTGCCGCCCGAGGCACTGGGCTCGATGATCGACCTGGGTACGGCCGCGCTGCCCGCGCCGGAGCCCTGGCTCACCCGGGGCGTCCAGGGGGCTCTGGAGGAGCTGCCGAGGTACGCGCACACGCACGGCCGCTATCCGGCGGGGCTGCTGGCGCTGCGGCAGACGGTCGCGGACCGCTACACGGCCCGTGGCATCCCGACCATGCCCGAACAGATCATGATCACCACGGGCGCGATGGGCGCGATCGACGCGATCTGCCAGCTCTTCGCGGGCCAGGGGGAGCGGATCGCGGTGGAGTCGCCGTCGTACGCGAACATCCTCCAGCTGATGCGGCAGGCGGGCGCCCGGCTGGTGCCGGTCGCGATGGCGGAGGGGCTGGCCGGCTGGGACCTGCCGCGCTGGCGTCAGGTGATGCGGGACGCGGCGCCCCGGATCGCGTACGTCGTGGCCGACTTCCACAACCCGACCGGGGCGCTGGCCGACGACGACCAGCGGCGCCAGCTGGTCGACGCGGCGCGTTCGGCGGGGACGGTGCTCGTCGTGGACGAGACCATGGTCGAGCTGCCGCTGGACGACGGCCTGGAGATGCCGAGGCCGGTCTGCGCGTTCGACCCGGCGGGCAGCACGGTCCTGACGGTGGGCTCGGCGAGCAAGGCGTTCTGGGCGGGGCTCAGCATCGGGTGGGTGCGGGCGGCGCCGGAGGTCATCCGGTCGCTGGTGTCGGCGAGGGCGTACGCGGACCTCGGCACGCCGGTGCTGGAACAGCTCGCCGTGAACTGGCTGATGCGCAGCGGCGAGTGGGAGGACGCGGTCGCCTTCCGGCAAGGGCAGGCGCGGGGGAACCGGGACGCGATGGTGGCGGCGGTACGGGAGCAGCTGCCGGACTGGGAGTTCGCGGTGCCCCGCGGCGGCCTGACCCTGTGGGCGAGGACGGGCGGCCTGTCGGGCTCGCGCCTGGCGGAGGTGGGCGAACGGGTGGGCGTACGGGTCCCCTCGGGCCCCCGCTTCGGCGTCGACGGCGCCTTCGAGGGCTACGTACGCCTCCCGTTCACGGTGGGAGGCCCGGTGGCGGCCGAGGCGGCGACACGCCTGGCGACGGCGGCGCGCCTGGTACGAGGCGGCGCGGGCACGGGCACGGACACCCCGAAGTCCTTCGTGGCGTAA
- a CDS encoding RNA polymerase-binding protein RbpA, with translation MSERALRGTRLVVTSYETDRGIDLAPRQAVEYACENGHRFEMPFSVEADIPPEWECKACGAQALLVDGDGPEEKKGKPARTHWDMLMERRTREELEEVLAERLAVLRSGAMNIAVHPRDSRKSA, from the coding sequence ATGAGTGAGCGAGCTCTCCGCGGCACGCGACTCGTGGTTACCAGCTACGAGACGGACCGCGGCATCGATCTGGCCCCGCGCCAGGCGGTGGAGTACGCATGCGAGAACGGACATCGATTCGAGATGCCGTTCTCGGTGGAGGCGGACATCCCGCCGGAGTGGGAGTGCAAGGCGTGTGGCGCCCAGGCACTCCTGGTCGACGGAGATGGCCCCGAGGAGAAGAAGGGCAAGCCTGCGCGTACGCACTGGGACATGCTCATGGAGCGGCGCACACGCGAGGAGTTGGAGGAGGTGCTGGCCGAACGGCTGGCAGTCCTGCGCTCCGGCGCCATGAACATCGCCGTGCACCCGCGGGACAGCCGGAAGTCGGCCTGA